The nucleotide window AGCTAGATAAATTTCATAGGCCCGGCGATGGAGGGGATCGGTAATATCCCGTCCGGCTTGCTCCGGACTGACCCATTCAATCTTAAATTTGCCCTTTTCATCGGCCTCCAGTCGGGGTTTGTCTTGAGCAGCTCCCACTACCGTTGCGTAAACGAACTTGGTAGTAGCCGACACCGCCTGACTCTTGGAATGAGCAAAGTATCTATAATGAAAAGTTTCGTCGCTGACGCCTTTGATCTTAGCCTGGCCATAACCGGTTTCTTCCCTGATCTCGCGCCGGGCGGCATCGGCTGGATCTTCGTCGACTTCAACCGTACCGCCAACAAATAATCGCCCGCCCAGTCGGGGGCCCCAGTTGATAGTTAACACCTCTCCTTCGGAGTTTTTTACCACCGCCACGATTTTGTTTTTGGCTTCAAAGTTGGTTTGATGGGCGACATCAGTCCGGATGACGTCAGGATCGATTACCCGCCGTTGCGGCAAATCATAGGCTTTGGCAAAGTCATTGTCGCGCTGGTCGTGCGCCGGTACGGCCATAATCGCGCCGGTGCCGTAACCGGGCAAAACATAGTCGGCCACCCAGATTGGAACGGCGGCGTTAGTGGCCGGATTAACGGCAAACGAACCGGTAAAAACGCCGGTTTTGGCGCGGCTCTCATCCATCCGATCGATATCGGTTTTAATTAGCGCCTGCTTAACATAAGATTCAACCTTCGCCTCGTACGCTTTGGTCGTTAGTTTAGTAACCATCGAGTGCTCCGGCGACAAAACTAAAAAGGTAGCGCCGAAAACCGTATCTGGGCGGGTAGTAAAAACTTCGATCTGGCCCGGGCCATCTTTTAGCTTGAAGATGAGTTCGGCGCCCTGGCTTTTGCCGATCCAGTTGCGCTGCATGGTTTTAATGCTGTCCGGCCAGTCCAAATCCTCGATCGACGCCAGCAGCTCTTCGGCATAGTCGGTAATCTTAAAAAACCACTGTTTGAGCCGTTTTTTTATTACCGGCGTATCTTCGTGCCGCCAGCAACAACCATTAATTACCTGCTCGTTAGCCAATACGGTTTTGCATTTAGGGCACCACCACTGCCAACTTTCCGCCTGGTAAGCCAGGCCGTGCTTAAACAGCTCGAGGAAAATCCATTGGGTCCATTTGTAATAGTTCGGGTCAGAGGTATCAATTTCTCTCGACCAATCATAGCTAAAGCCCATGCGTTTGAGCTGTTTTTTGAAAGTCTTAATGTTGTTTTTAGTTGTTTCCCGGGGAGAAATGCCGGTTTTAATGGCATAGTTCTCGGTCGGCAGACCAAAGCTGTCCCAGCCGATGTTGCTCATGACGTTGAAACCGCGCTGGCGATAAAACCGGGCCATGACATCGGCAATCGAATAATTGCGGACATGTCCGACGTGCAACCCGGCACCGCTGGGATACGGCAGCATCGGCGTGGCATAGGTTTTTGGACGGCTGGCATCCTCTTTAACCTCGTAAAGATTAGTCTCCTCCCAAATTTTCTGCCATTTGGGCTCAATTACCGATGGATTGTATCGCTGCATATTGCTACTCAAGTATAGATTATAGGTTATTTACTATATAGCCTCGGTCTAATCCTGTCTTTAAATCTACTGTTGGTAGAAAAATGCTTCTCGCGGACTATTTTGCAAAAAGATGATATCGCCTTTTTTGGCGTATTTGCCCAAGTGATTGTAAATTTCATCCGGCTCCCTAACCCAATAGGCGTCATCTCGGCCGGCCTCGACCATACCCTCGCCCATCCATCGGGTTACCCGGTTGGCAACTAAGTAGATTTTGTCGATTTTTGACTTGGCTAGCTCCCGACCGATAGCCTTATGCACTGTCTCGGCGGCTTGGCCCAACTCGATAATACCCGGTGTGACATAGGCTCGTTTTTTCACACCTTGAAGCTGATTAAGAAACTCAATAGCGACTAAAAAACCGTCCGGATTGCCATTGTAATTATCCTCTATGACGGTGGCGCCGTTACTCAGCTGGCGCGGTTTGAACCGACGGTCAAAGGCTTCGATGGCGGCAACGCCTTTGGTGATGTCCATTCTGCTCAAGCCAAGCTCGCTGGCAATAGCGGCGGCGGCGGCCACCGGGCCGATTTGATGAAGCCCCAGCAGCTTAGTTTTAAGTTCCATCGTCTCGCTGCCGCGTTTCAGCCTAAAACTCGAGCCCTTCAGATCGGTCTTGGCACTATC belongs to Candidatus Saccharimonadales bacterium and includes:
- a CDS encoding class I tRNA ligase family protein, yielding MQRYNPSVIEPKWQKIWEETNLYEVKEDASRPKTYATPMLPYPSGAGLHVGHVRNYSIADVMARFYRQRGFNVMSNIGWDSFGLPTENYAIKTGISPRETTKNNIKTFKKQLKRMGFSYDWSREIDTSDPNYYKWTQWIFLELFKHGLAYQAESWQWWCPKCKTVLANEQVINGCCWRHEDTPVIKKRLKQWFFKITDYAEELLASIEDLDWPDSIKTMQRNWIGKSQGAELIFKLKDGPGQIEVFTTRPDTVFGATFLVLSPEHSMVTKLTTKAYEAKVESYVKQALIKTDIDRMDESRAKTGVFTGSFAVNPATNAAVPIWVADYVLPGYGTGAIMAVPAHDQRDNDFAKAYDLPQRRVIDPDVIRTDVAHQTNFEAKNKIVAVVKNSEGEVLTINWGPRLGGRLFVGGTVEVDEDPADAARREIREETGYGQAKIKGVSDETFHYRYFAHSKSQAVSATTKFVYATVVGAAQDKPRLEADEKGKFKIEWVSPEQAGRDITDPLHRRAYEIYLAEKVYEGEGRLVNSGDFSGGDSSTAREAIVEYLAGKQLASEQVNFKIRDWLISRQRYWGAPIPIIHCPKCGPVAVPAKDLPVVLPEVKDFAPTGRAESVLAAETDWVNTDCPDCGQTAARRETDTMDGYACSSWYMHRYCDPHNTKQAWDPAKLNYWFDVDFYFGGDHAVSHLLYFRFWHKFFADIGLSNSREPIKRLVFNGYVKAEDGRKMSKSLNNVIDPLQVVDSGYGADALRMFVLFMGPYDQDVNWNSQGVPGTFRFLQRVWTLVEDFLAAEEQPDLDNQAEIEARLNTALHRTVKRVTDDLNRLSFNTAIAALMEFVNIANKLAPELPFGAAADVWRQALNDLIALMAPFAPYAAEELWRVLEHDESVHIDSWPEFNAQLLAEELITIVVQINGKVRANLLVAPGTPEAEVVETALKEDNVAKYLSGRQPTRTISVADRLVNFVI